Proteins co-encoded in one Nitrospirota bacterium genomic window:
- a CDS encoding IMP cyclohydrolase, producing MPKIKRAVVSVSNKKGLAEFTKSLHSLGVEILSTGGTAKALRDAGVPVKDVSDYTGFPEMLDGRLKTLHPKIHGGLLSRRDNPKDMEDIKEYGIELIDMVVVNLYPFEETVAKPDVTFAEAIENIDIGGPTMLRSASKNFKDVAVVTDFNDYGSIIKEMKELKGDLSYRMRLELAKKVFRLTSRYDNAIADYLTKAGEGK from the coding sequence ATGCCGAAGATAAAGAGGGCAGTTGTAAGTGTGTCAAACAAAAAGGGGTTGGCTGAATTTACAAAGTCGCTTCATTCATTGGGTGTTGAGATACTGTCAACAGGAGGCACTGCAAAGGCGCTGCGGGATGCAGGCGTTCCTGTGAAAGACGTCTCTGATTACACGGGATTTCCTGAGATGCTTGACGGCAGGCTCAAAACGCTCCATCCGAAAATTCATGGCGGCCTTCTTTCAAGGAGGGACAACCCGAAGGATATGGAGGATATAAAAGAATACGGCATAGAGTTGATAGACATGGTTGTTGTAAATCTTTACCCCTTTGAAGAGACTGTGGCAAAACCTGATGTTACATTTGCAGAGGCAATAGAAAATATAGATATAGGCGGGCCCACAATGCTCCGTTCTGCATCAAAAAATTTTAAGGACGTTGCGGTAGTGACAGACTTTAACGACTATGGCAGTATTATTAAGGAGATGAAAGAGCTTAAGGGAGACCTCAGTTACAGGATGCGGCTTGAACTTGCGAAAAAGGTCTTCAGGCTTACATCCAGGTATGACAATGCAATCGCTGATTACTTAACGAAGGCAGGAGAAGGTAAATAA
- the purE gene encoding 5-(carboxyamino)imidazole ribonucleotide mutase — translation MKPKVLILMGSDSDLPVMEETEKIFKAFGISFETTIASAHRSPERAVKLAKGAEKKGFEVIIAGAGAAAHLAGVIAAHTILPVIGVPINSSPLQGFDALFSTVQMPPGIPVATMAVGTAGAKNAAIFAAEIIGRKDAKIARQLKEHKKRLEEEVERKAKALRRK, via the coding sequence ATGAAACCAAAGGTTCTGATATTAATGGGAAGCGATTCTGATTTGCCGGTTATGGAGGAAACAGAAAAGATATTTAAAGCATTCGGAATCTCCTTTGAAACAACAATAGCGTCAGCGCATCGTTCACCTGAGAGGGCGGTAAAGCTTGCAAAGGGCGCAGAGAAAAAGGGGTTTGAAGTAATCATTGCAGGCGCAGGCGCGGCAGCGCACCTTGCCGGAGTTATTGCAGCGCACACAATACTTCCTGTGATAGGCGTCCCCATTAATTCGTCTCCTCTCCAGGGCTTTGATGCCCTCTTTTCTACAGTGCAGATGCCGCCGGGAATCCCTGTCGCAACGATGGCTGTTGGGACGGCCGGCGCAAAGAATGCGGCAATCTTTGCCGCAGAGATTATCGGAAGAAAGGATGCAAAGATTGCAAGGCAATTGAAAGAGCATAAAAAAAGGCTTGAAGAGGAAGTGGAGAGGAAGGCAAAAGCGCTTAGGAGAAAGTAA
- a CDS encoding DUF89 family protein: MRVHLDCYPCFLRQTIIAARLGTKDNEKREYVVKKIAAAIGEVDTSKTPAHATTFLHREIRDLLGRDPFKGIKAEYNQIALTLYPFLKKRVEESPDPLWTASRLAIAGNIIDFGIFTSVDIEGTAERALRGPITVDDYPAFKDEIKKHDKILYLLDNAGEIVFDRILIEALVSHGKKVTAVVKGSDIINDSTMQDARETHMTETCHVIDNGSDAVGTILEWTSEKFQSDFANASLIISKGQGNFETLMGSQKRIFFLFQSKCDAVSKELGLSKGSMLLKKF, from the coding sequence ATGCGGGTTCATCTGGACTGTTACCCGTGTTTCCTCAGGCAGACTATTATTGCGGCAAGGCTCGGGACAAAAGACAATGAAAAAAGAGAATATGTTGTCAAAAAAATAGCGGCTGCTATCGGAGAAGTTGACACTTCAAAGACCCCTGCCCATGCAACCACCTTTCTCCACAGAGAAATACGGGATCTTCTGGGAAGAGATCCGTTTAAAGGCATAAAAGCAGAATACAATCAGATTGCTTTAACCCTCTACCCTTTTTTAAAAAAACGTGTTGAGGAGAGCCCGGATCCCTTGTGGACTGCATCACGCCTTGCAATTGCCGGCAATATTATTGACTTTGGCATATTCACTTCCGTGGACATCGAAGGGACAGCAGAGAGGGCATTAAGAGGTCCAATAACAGTTGATGATTATCCGGCGTTTAAGGATGAAATCAAAAAACATGACAAAATCCTCTATCTGCTTGACAATGCAGGCGAGATAGTCTTTGACAGGATTCTCATAGAGGCCCTTGTTTCTCACGGCAAAAAAGTAACCGCAGTTGTAAAAGGTTCGGATATTATAAACGATTCAACCATGCAGGATGCACGTGAAACGCATATGACAGAAACCTGCCATGTCATAGACAATGGTTCTGACGCCGTAGGAACAATACTGGAATGGACGTCAGAAAAATTCCAGAGCGATTTCGCAAACGCCTCCCTTATTATCAGCAAAGGACAGGGGAATTTTGAGACGTTAATGGGGTCTCAAAAAAGAATATTCTTCCTCTTTCAGTCCAAATGCGATGCAGTTTCAAAAGAACTGGGACTTTCTAAGGGGTCTATGCTTTTAAAAAAATTCTGA
- a CDS encoding RNA-binding protein — protein sequence MGNRLYVGNISFQASEDDLRELFSKAGTVASTKLITDAATGRPRGFGFVEMSSDEEAQKAIELLNNSSFLDRNIVVNEAKPQGERDRGSRGGPSRERGGFSRERRPGGRR from the coding sequence ATGGGTAATAGACTTTATGTAGGGAATATCTCGTTTCAGGCGTCGGAAGATGACCTGAGAGAACTGTTTTCAAAGGCAGGAACAGTTGCATCCACAAAGCTGATAACGGATGCCGCTACAGGCAGGCCAAGAGGTTTTGGTTTCGTTGAGATGAGCTCAGACGAAGAGGCACAGAAGGCAATAGAACTGCTGAACAACAGCAGTTTCCTGGATAGGAACATTGTGGTCAACGAAGCAAAGCCACAGGGCGAAAGGGATCGCGGCAGCCGCGGCGGCCCCTCAAGAGAAAGAGGTGGATTCAGCAGGGAAAGAAGGCCCGGCGGAAGAAGATAG
- a CDS encoding methyl-accepting chemotaxis protein has protein sequence MNFINRLKIRNKLILMLILPIGCLLYFSLNGMWEKTVQADAMNDLKNLTRLSVKISNLVHELQRERGSTALFIGSKGAAFVTELSEQRFETDKKISELQTFLHGFKAERFGPEFKKAVDNAISSLDEIKTKRSSASSMTAGAGEIIGYYTNMISQFLEAVSFMTKISGNAELSTMATAYVNFLWDKENSGIERATLSNTFAMDNFGPGMFKRFTSVVTAQEIYLNVFLSLAASDQRDFYKSKLQGQFVDEVERMRGLAFEKASAGKFGIDPAYWFKMKTGQIKLLREVEDKLNIDLEKKAEEIHAQAQKTFVFYIALSIIAILAAVILAYVVIRNITKPIEAVLSVTTEISKGDLTRIVTTPSKDEMGQLVGSIEAMRKGLVELIHHVRDSMKKVKLSVSGFVTGMNKLTEGSEKQVVDSAEITTSVLEINTTTGEITEAVKHLHESAEGTLTTLLEMKASVKEVAENTSSFASFIDETSSSIEESFASIKAINENIEHSRKSVSNTLVSATQITASVNEVRDSAKQSSLLAKEVTSTIREKGISSIHESVKSINEIKDSADDTAKIVKGMRKSSEKIDEIAQVIAEVADETKLLALNAAILSAQAGEHGKGFGVVADEIGRLAERTAKNTKEITAIIEEVKGSINNVATAEKKTVTLIEQGLELITDVGVVFNGILETSTASASQTAFIEKATTEQAKAIKEINSSIEGISSRMEEILNASEQQRSGSEMILAGIEKAKEIAQGLKNSTSEQSKGADLITRSGEDILSRVSRIKKAMEDMKAGSKAITKRIEAITDIAKDNLGLAKEMTKESSLLGDSVGTLDGEINRFRS, from the coding sequence ATGAATTTCATAAATAGACTGAAAATAAGAAACAAGCTTATCCTGATGCTTATCCTTCCGATAGGATGTTTACTCTATTTCTCTCTCAACGGGATGTGGGAGAAGACAGTGCAGGCAGATGCAATGAATGACCTGAAAAATCTTACCCGCCTTTCAGTCAAGATAAGCAACCTTGTGCATGAATTGCAGCGCGAGAGGGGATCCACAGCTCTATTTATAGGCAGTAAAGGGGCTGCATTTGTTACTGAACTCTCTGAACAACGTTTTGAGACAGATAAAAAAATATCTGAACTCCAGACATTTCTGCATGGATTCAAGGCAGAGAGGTTCGGTCCAGAGTTTAAAAAAGCGGTTGACAACGCAATCAGCAGTCTGGATGAGATAAAAACCAAAAGAAGTTCGGCAAGCAGCATGACAGCAGGGGCGGGTGAGATAATAGGCTATTATACAAACATGATTAGCCAGTTTCTGGAAGCCGTCTCTTTTATGACGAAGATAAGCGGGAATGCCGAGCTGTCGACAATGGCTACAGCCTATGTAAACTTTCTCTGGGACAAGGAAAATAGCGGGATTGAGCGGGCCACACTCAGCAATACATTTGCAATGGACAACTTCGGGCCGGGGATGTTTAAAAGGTTTACCTCTGTTGTAACAGCGCAGGAGATATACCTTAATGTCTTTTTATCCCTTGCCGCGTCTGACCAGAGGGATTTTTATAAAAGTAAACTTCAGGGGCAGTTTGTGGATGAGGTGGAAAGGATGAGGGGCCTTGCCTTTGAAAAGGCAAGCGCAGGCAAGTTCGGGATAGATCCTGCATACTGGTTTAAGATGAAGACAGGCCAGATAAAGCTCTTAAGGGAGGTTGAGGATAAGCTTAACATCGATTTGGAAAAAAAAGCTGAAGAGATACACGCACAGGCTCAAAAAACGTTTGTGTTTTATATAGCGCTGAGTATTATAGCCATATTGGCTGCAGTTATCCTTGCGTATGTTGTCATTCGCAATATTACAAAGCCTATAGAGGCTGTCCTTTCAGTTACGACCGAGATTTCCAAGGGAGACCTGACCCGTATAGTCACAACACCGTCAAAGGACGAGATGGGCCAACTTGTAGGCTCCATAGAGGCCATGCGGAAAGGGCTTGTAGAGTTAATACATCATGTCAGGGATTCTATGAAAAAAGTGAAGCTCTCCGTAAGCGGCTTTGTTACAGGAATGAACAAATTAACGGAGGGGTCAGAAAAGCAGGTTGTTGACTCAGCCGAGATAACCACCTCTGTCCTTGAGATAAACACTACCACCGGAGAGATTACCGAGGCTGTTAAACATCTGCATGAATCCGCAGAAGGAACATTAACAACACTCCTTGAGATGAAGGCGTCCGTAAAAGAAGTGGCTGAAAACACTTCATCCTTTGCCTCATTCATAGATGAGACTTCATCTTCCATAGAGGAGAGTTTCGCCTCAATCAAGGCGATAAATGAAAACATAGAGCATTCAAGAAAATCAGTCAGCAATACGCTGGTATCTGCCACACAGATTACTGCAAGCGTTAATGAGGTCAGGGACTCCGCGAAACAGTCTTCACTTCTTGCGAAAGAAGTTACTTCAACCATACGCGAGAAGGGGATAAGCTCCATCCATGAGTCTGTAAAAAGCATAAACGAGATAAAGGATTCCGCTGATGACACAGCCAAGATTGTTAAAGGCATGAGAAAATCATCTGAAAAGATAGATGAAATTGCGCAGGTTATAGCCGAGGTTGCTGATGAGACAAAGCTGCTGGCCCTTAATGCAGCAATCCTGTCCGCTCAGGCAGGAGAGCACGGCAAGGGCTTTGGCGTTGTTGCTGACGAGATAGGAAGGCTTGCAGAGCGCACTGCAAAGAACACGAAGGAAATCACAGCTATAATAGAAGAGGTTAAAGGGTCTATAAACAATGTTGCAACTGCAGAGAAAAAGACTGTGACCCTGATAGAGCAGGGGCTGGAATTAATAACAGATGTCGGTGTTGTATTTAACGGCATCCTTGAAACTTCCACAGCATCAGCCTCTCAAACTGCCTTTATAGAAAAAGCGACCACGGAACAGGCAAAGGCAATAAAGGAAATAAATTCATCAATTGAAGGTATATCCTCAAGAATGGAAGAGATACTAAATGCATCGGAACAGCAGCGCTCCGGCAGTGAGATGATACTCGCAGGCATAGAAAAAGCAAAAGAGATTGCGCAAGGGCTTAAGAATTCCACCTCAGAGCAGTCTAAGGGCGCAGACCTTATTACAAGGTCAGGAGAGGACATACTCTCACGGGTAAGCCGGATAAAAAAAGCAATGGAGGACATGAAGGCAGGAAGCAAAGCCATAACCAAACGCATAGAGGCTATAACAGACATTGCAAAGGATAACCTCGGGCTTGCCAAAGAAATGACAAAGGAATCTTCTTTACTTGGAGACTCGGTAGGAACTTTAGATGGCGAGATTAACAGATTCAGGAGTTGA
- the purD gene encoding phosphoribosylamine--glycine ligase → MKVLVIGGGGREHAIVWKLAQSRHIEKIFCCQGNAGISELAECISFDDNNFDSLVNFARYEGIDLTIVGPEAPLSRGVVDVFEKNGRKIVGPNIKAAQLEGSKVFAKDLMRRYGIPTAEYKAFTSYLHAEDYVRMKGAPIVIKADGLAAGKGVIVAETVDEAIAGLKLIMKDRAFGDAGNKVLVEECIRGEEASFMAFTDGKSILPMVSAQDHKRIFDGDKGPNTGGMGAYSPAPVITPELEATVMEKVMRPVIKGLQSEGIKYKGILYAGLMIKENKPYALEFNCRLGDPETQPVLARLKTDLVDIALAIADEKLSSVNLEWRPEHSVCIVIASKGYPGAYEKGRVIEGLNDVKKMEDVFVFHSGTSFNDNKIVTSGGRVLGVTALGRDIRDAKNKAYNAIEKIHFKGMYYRRDIADRAIKNSLSKS, encoded by the coding sequence ATGAAGGTTCTTGTTATCGGCGGCGGCGGGAGAGAGCATGCCATTGTCTGGAAGCTTGCTCAGAGCAGGCATATAGAAAAAATATTCTGCTGTCAGGGGAACGCGGGCATTTCGGAGCTGGCGGAATGCATAAGTTTTGATGACAACAACTTTGATTCACTTGTTAATTTTGCCAGATACGAGGGAATTGACCTGACGATTGTAGGGCCTGAGGCGCCGTTATCAAGAGGCGTAGTTGATGTATTTGAGAAAAACGGCAGGAAGATAGTCGGGCCTAACATTAAGGCAGCACAGCTTGAGGGCAGCAAGGTTTTTGCGAAAGACCTTATGAGGCGATACGGGATACCAACCGCAGAGTATAAGGCATTTACTTCCTATCTTCATGCAGAAGATTATGTGCGTATGAAAGGCGCTCCCATTGTCATCAAAGCAGACGGACTTGCAGCAGGGAAAGGCGTGATTGTAGCGGAAACCGTTGATGAGGCAATAGCAGGACTTAAACTTATAATGAAAGACCGGGCCTTTGGGGATGCAGGCAACAAAGTGCTTGTTGAAGAATGTATCCGGGGCGAAGAGGCGTCTTTTATGGCATTCACTGATGGAAAATCAATACTTCCGATGGTAAGCGCTCAGGACCATAAACGGATTTTTGACGGGGATAAGGGGCCTAATACCGGCGGTATGGGAGCATACAGCCCTGCTCCCGTGATTACACCTGAGCTTGAAGCAACAGTGATGGAAAAGGTAATGCGCCCGGTAATAAAGGGATTGCAGTCAGAGGGGATAAAATACAAAGGGATACTCTACGCAGGCCTTATGATAAAAGAAAATAAACCATACGCACTGGAGTTTAACTGCAGGCTTGGAGACCCTGAGACCCAGCCTGTTCTTGCAAGGCTTAAAACAGACCTTGTGGATATTGCCCTTGCTATAGCCGATGAAAAGCTATCAAGCGTCAATCTTGAATGGAGGCCTGAGCATTCAGTCTGTATTGTAATAGCGTCAAAGGGCTATCCCGGCGCATACGAAAAAGGCAGGGTCATAGAAGGGCTCAATGACGTCAAGAAAATGGAGGATGTCTTTGTTTTTCATTCAGGCACATCATTTAATGACAATAAAATTGTAACATCAGGCGGAAGGGTGCTCGGAGTAACAGCGCTCGGCAGGGACATAAGGGATGCAAAAAATAAGGCGTATAATGCCATAGAGAAGATTCATTTCAAGGGGATGTATTACAGAAGGGATATTGCCGACAGGGCAATAAAGAATTCTTTAAGTAAAAGTTGA